Genomic window (Chrysiogenia bacterium):
GACCTTCACGGTAAAATTCTCATTGGGGAGCGCCTTGCGCATGGCCTCCCAGATCTGGCGCACGAGCGGCAGGTTCTTGAGCAGTCCCGAACCGGCCTCGTGGCAGGCGACCTTGCGCACCGGGCAGCCCATGTTCAGGTCGATCCACTGGACCTCGTATCGGTCGCAAATGTCGCGGGCAACCCGGGCCAGAACCTCGGGCGTGGATCCGAAGATCTGGACCCCAAGGGGATCGTCGGCCGGGGTGTAGTCGAGCAGCTCGCGGGTGCGGTTGCTCTCGCGCACGTATCCCTCGGCACTGACCATCTGGGTAAAGCACAGCGATGCGCCGAACTTGCGGTTCTTGGGGCGCTCGATGACGTCGGTAATTCCGCACATCGGGGCGAGCGCAAGCGGCTTTTCGAGCGTAAAGCGCCCGATTTTTACCGGATTTGCCAAAGACTGCGTCATTTCTCGTCTGCCGGTCGTTCCCACGCGGGCCCCGATGGGGCTTCGCCACCCGGAAAGCGTGAGCTTGGGCCCAGCAGCGCAGGCTTGTCAAGAATATCACCGGCTTAGCCCCGCCGGACGCCCCTTTGGCCGGCGCTCGGTGGGGGAGGCACCAGACTGGACAAGGCGGGAGGCCGTGGGTATAAAGGCGCGGCGGAAAGGGCCTTTTTGCGCCCTTTCCGGTGGTAAGCTGCAGCGCCGCAGGGCGATCAAGCAGCCCGATTTCGAAAGGTTTGGGGAAGCGATGCCTCATTTCATCACCGACAAATGCACCGGCTGCACCATGTGCGTTCGCGTGTGTCCCACCGGTGCGATCACCGGTGACAAGGACGCGATCCACCTGATCGAGCCCGACCTGTGCATCGATTGCTCGACGTGCGGAATTTACTGTCCGTACTTCGCGATCGAGGACGGGCTGGGCATCATCGTTGACCGCGTGAAGCCCAAAGACATTCCGAAGGCCTTCGTGATCGAAGAGTCGTGTTCGGGCTGCGTCTTCTGCGTGGAAGCCTGCCCGTTCGACTGCATCACCATGGTCGACAACGGTTCGGGCGACTTCTTCCAGGTGGCAGAGGTCGACCAGAAGAAGTGCGTGTCGTGCAAGCTCTGCGCGCAGGTCTGCATCAAGGACGCCATCGTGGTGGACCGGCAGATTCCCTATCAGCCCGAGGAATACAGCAGCTTCCAGAAGCCCGAACAACACCTTGTCCCGGAAATCGAGGCCGTGAAGGCCGAGCTTTCTTCGGAGGATGCGGC
Coding sequences:
- a CDS encoding 4Fe-4S binding protein encodes the protein MPHFITDKCTGCTMCVRVCPTGAITGDKDAIHLIEPDLCIDCSTCGIYCPYFAIEDGLGIIVDRVKPKDIPKAFVIEESCSGCVFCVEACPFDCITMVDNGSGDFFQVAEVDQKKCVSCKLCAQVCIKDAIVVDRQIPYQPEEYSSFQKPEQHLVPEIEAVKAELSSEDAA